A genomic segment from Glycine soja cultivar W05 chromosome 20, ASM419377v2, whole genome shotgun sequence encodes:
- the LOC114402756 gene encoding uncharacterized protein LOC114402756, with translation MEGNLPQGGIIQGGTSFGGFDLPIRVQHQAQHPHTMHQHQTHPRQGSSVHSTVHDGFPLTMGTMQNCDQTISLTDFSKGDRSKNSASEEDEPSYTEDGVDCHHETTRGKKGSPWQRVKWTDKMVRLLITAVSYIGEDVTADGGSSGRRKFAVLQKKGKWKSVSKVMAERGYHVSPQQCEDKFNDLNKRYKKLNDMLGRGTSCQVVENPALLDVIDFLSEKEKDDVRKILSSKHLFYEEMCSYHNGNRLHLPHDPALQRSLQLALRNRDDHDDDIRRSHHDDHDEDDQDAEIDDHDDFEENCASHGDSRGIYGPSGGSMKKLKQCQGQEDANTFGKSLNCQEYNKSSYPHGQMIQSDVNQGLPEGMRAAWLQKQWVESHTLQLEEQKLQIQVEMLELEKQRFKWQRFSKKKDRELEKLSLENERMKLENERIALELKRKEMGTGFK, from the coding sequence ATGGAAGGTAATTTGCCACAGGGAGGTATAATTCAAGGTGGAACTTCTTTTGGTGGCTTTGATTTGCCGATTCGGGTTCAGCATCAAGCACAGCATCCCCATACAATGCACCAACATCAAACTCATCCGCGTCAAGGGTCTTCTGTACATTCCACCGTTCATGATGGGTTTCCACTTACAATGGGAACCATGCAGAACTGTGACCAAACCATTTCATTGACTGACTTTAGTAAAGGAGACAGAAGCAAAAACTCAGCGAGTGAGGAAGATGAGCCGAGCTATACTGAGGATGGTGTTGATTGTCACCATGAAACAACTAGAGGGAAGAAAGGATCACCTTGGCAGCGTGTGAAGTGGACTGATAAGATGGTAAGGCTTCTGATAACAGCTGTTTCTTATATAGGCGAGGATGTAACTGCTGATGGTGGTAGCAGCGGAAGAAGAAAGTTTGCAGTCTTACAGAAGAAGGGTAAGTGGAAATCTGTTTCCAAGGTCATGGCTGAAAGGGGTTATCATGTTTCGCCTCAGCAATGTGAGGATAAATTCAATGACCTTAATAAAAGGTATAAAAAGCTTAATGATATGCTAGGGAGGGGTACTTCTTGTCAGGTTGTTGAAAATCCTGCACTGTTGGATGTAATAGATTTTCTTTCCGAGAAAGAAAAAGACGACGTCCGGAAAATATTGAGCTCAAAACACTTGTTCTATGAAGAGATGTGTTCTTATCATAATGGTAACAGGTTGCATTTACCCCATGATCCTGCATTGCAACGTTCACTGCAGTTAGCTCTCCGAAATAGAGACGATCATGATGATGATATCAGAAGGTCCCatcatgatgatcatgatgaagatgaTCAAGATGCGGAAATTGATGATCATGATGACTTTGAAGAGAATTGTGCTTCTCATGGTGATAGTAGAGGAATATATGGGCCATCAGGCGgatctatgaagaaattgaaacAATGCCAAGGCCAAGAAGATGCTAATACTTTTGGTAAGTCTTTAAATTGTCAGGAATACAACAAAAGTTCATATCCCCATGGACAGATGATCCAATCTGATGTGAATCAAGGTTTACCTGAAGGCATGAGAGCAGCTTGGTTACAGAAGCAATGGGTTGAATCTCACACCCTTCAGTTAGAAGAACAAAAGCTACAAATTCAGGTCGAGATGCTGGAACTAGAGAAACAGAGATTCAAGTGGCAGAGGTTTAGTAAGAAAAAGGATCGGGAGTTGGAGAAGCTGAGCCtagaaaatgaaagaatgaaGCTTGAAAATGAACGTATTGCTTTAGAACTGAAGCGAAAGGAAATGGGCACTGGCTTTAAATAG